The following coding sequences are from one Streptomyces venezuelae window:
- a CDS encoding urea transporter → MDAVDAGDSVGGGSRGAAAGGERTEAAVRVRVFAAQVLRGQGQVTFLPNAATGTLFTAALFAAGWEYGVYGLVGTAVGTATARLLGVDRGRVSTGLEGFNACLTALCFAVFLGAAHLSTALLAVAGCVVVTVVTAAVVRVLGVWGLPSLTLPYCLLATAVTIAAPGFGRLWHTGQGVAALPLPASGTTSVEAGELARGFLAGFAQIFFMPQWYVGALLLLGFLVAGPRSAAVACLGNAAGIATAWALGAPAARIADGTMGYNAVLVALALCGVFLPARTATLTYALVGAAAATALGPAVSALFAPSGGHAFTWPFVLTTFVFLAAAKSFPRLTGSGDGD, encoded by the coding sequence ATGGATGCGGTGGATGCCGGTGATTCGGTCGGCGGCGGGTCGAGGGGCGCGGCCGCGGGCGGGGAACGGACCGAGGCGGCGGTCCGCGTCCGGGTCTTCGCGGCACAGGTGCTGCGCGGCCAGGGCCAGGTCACCTTTCTGCCGAACGCCGCCACCGGCACCCTCTTCACCGCGGCGTTGTTCGCGGCGGGCTGGGAGTACGGGGTGTACGGGCTGGTCGGCACCGCCGTGGGGACGGCCACCGCGCGGCTCCTCGGCGTGGACCGGGGCCGTGTCTCGACCGGCCTCGAAGGCTTCAACGCCTGCCTGACGGCGCTCTGTTTCGCGGTCTTCCTCGGTGCGGCCCACCTGTCGACGGCGCTGCTCGCGGTCGCGGGCTGTGTGGTCGTGACGGTCGTGACGGCGGCCGTGGTCCGGGTGCTCGGCGTATGGGGCCTCCCCTCGCTCACCCTCCCGTACTGCCTGCTCGCCACGGCGGTGACCATCGCCGCGCCCGGCTTCGGACGGCTCTGGCACACCGGGCAGGGCGTCGCCGCCCTCCCGCTGCCCGCGTCGGGCACGACCTCCGTCGAGGCGGGCGAGCTCGCCCGGGGTTTCCTCGCCGGTTTCGCCCAGATCTTCTTCATGCCGCAGTGGTACGTGGGTGCCCTGCTGTTGCTCGGCTTCCTCGTCGCGGGGCCCCGCAGCGCCGCCGTCGCCTGTCTCGGCAACGCCGCGGGGATCGCCACCGCGTGGGCCCTCGGCGCGCCCGCGGCACGGATCGCCGACGGCACGATGGGCTACAACGCCGTGCTCGTCGCCCTCGCCCTGTGCGGCGTCTTCCTGCCGGCCCGCACGGCGACCCTCACGTACGCGCTCGTGGGAGCCGCCGCCGCGACGGCGCTCGGGCCCGCGGTCTCGGCCCTCTTCGCGCCGTCCGGCGGCCACGCCTTCACCTGGCCGTTCGTCCTGACGACGTTCGTGTTCCTCGCGGCGGCCAAGTCCTTCCCCCGGCTGACCGGTTCGGGCGACGGGGACTGA
- a CDS encoding sulfotransferase family protein, with protein sequence MTLRNLTFVVGTGRSGSSALSRILNSHPDVLSLNEYMASVGDTAFPEGVLSGAEFWEALHRPTPYFAGMLRSGVPMPEFLYTRTHGGRYDPETTGIPALSLMVLPHLTDDPDGLLDEVRAAVVEWPVRAAAAHHEALFDLLAARFGRSAVVERSGYSTGWVPRLRAAFPYAKFVHLHRDGPDCALSMSRHSGYRVITLMREIAERAGVESLGDLTEEQVRSLPPELAPLLGERFDPALVRDRDFPVRPFGDLWSELVVQGVRFLDGVPMGQRMTLGYEDLLDAPQDELARLAEFVGVDPAPGWLENACDRLDHGRRGSARKQLTAAEYDALREACTGGTRALRETSHHSA encoded by the coding sequence GTGACCTTGCGCAATCTGACCTTCGTCGTCGGCACCGGCCGCAGCGGCTCCTCCGCCCTGTCCCGCATCCTCAACAGCCACCCCGACGTGCTCAGCCTGAACGAGTACATGGCCTCGGTCGGCGACACGGCCTTCCCCGAAGGCGTGCTGTCGGGCGCGGAGTTCTGGGAGGCCCTCCACCGCCCCACGCCGTACTTCGCGGGGATGCTCCGCAGCGGGGTGCCGATGCCGGAGTTCCTCTACACCCGCACGCACGGCGGCCGGTACGACCCGGAGACCACCGGCATCCCCGCCCTCTCCCTCATGGTGCTGCCGCACCTCACGGACGACCCCGACGGTCTGCTCGACGAGGTCCGCGCGGCGGTCGTGGAGTGGCCCGTCCGTGCCGCCGCGGCCCACCACGAGGCGCTCTTCGACCTCCTGGCCGCCCGCTTCGGCCGCTCCGCCGTCGTGGAGCGCTCCGGCTACTCGACGGGCTGGGTGCCGCGGCTGCGCGCCGCCTTCCCGTACGCGAAGTTCGTGCACCTCCACCGGGACGGGCCGGACTGCGCGCTGTCCATGAGCCGCCACTCCGGGTACCGCGTGATCACGCTGATGCGGGAGATCGCGGAGCGGGCGGGGGTCGAGAGCCTGGGCGACCTCACGGAGGAGCAGGTGCGCTCCCTGCCGCCGGAGCTCGCGCCGCTGCTCGGCGAGCGGTTCGACCCCGCGCTCGTGCGGGACCGCGACTTCCCGGTGCGGCCGTTCGGCGACCTGTGGTCCGAACTCGTCGTCCAGGGCGTGCGTTTCCTCGACGGCGTGCCGATGGGGCAGCGCATGACGCTCGGCTACGAGGACCTCTTGGACGCCCCGCAGGACGAACTCGCCCGACTCGCCGAGTTCGTCGGCGTCGACCCGGCCCCGGGCTGGCTGGAGAACGCGTGCGACCGCCTCGACCACGGTCGCCGGGGCTCCGCCCGGAAGCAGCTGACGGCCGCCGAGTACGACGCCCTGCGGGAGGCGTGTACGGGGGGCACTCGCGCCCTCCGCGAGACGTCGCACCATTCCGCTTGA
- a CDS encoding aldehyde dehydrogenase family protein — translation MKAHDGMYIDGAWRPAAGTDTITVLNPADEQPVGRVPAGTAEDVDAAVRAARAALPGWAATPPAERAALIGALRDRLVARKDEVAETVTAELGAPLPFSQAVHAGVPILVSGSYAELAATHPFEERVGNSTVYLEPVGVVGAITPWNYPLHQIVNKVAPALAAGCTVVLKPAEDTPLTAQLFAEAVDEAGVPAGVFNLVTGLGPVAGQALAEHEGVDLVSFTGSTAVGKRIGATAGAAVKRVALELGGKSANVILPSADLAKAVNVGVANVMSNSGQTCSAWTRMLVHTDRYDEAVELAAAAAAKYGDRIGPVVNAKQRERVRGYIEKGVEEGARIVAGGPEAPEGKDKGYYVRPTVFADVTPEMTIAQEEIFGPVVSVIRYEDEDDALRIANGTVYGLAGAVWAADDTEAVAFARRMDTGQVDINGGGFNPLAPFGGYKQSGVGRELGSHGLTEYLQTKSLQF, via the coding sequence ATGAAGGCCCACGACGGGATGTACATCGACGGCGCCTGGCGGCCGGCCGCGGGCACCGACACCATCACGGTCCTGAACCCCGCCGACGAGCAGCCCGTCGGCCGGGTCCCGGCCGGCACCGCGGAGGACGTCGACGCCGCGGTCCGTGCCGCCCGCGCCGCCCTGCCCGGCTGGGCCGCCACCCCGCCCGCCGAACGCGCCGCCCTGATCGGCGCGCTCCGCGACCGCCTCGTCGCCCGCAAGGACGAGGTCGCCGAGACCGTCACCGCCGAGCTCGGCGCACCGCTGCCCTTCTCGCAGGCCGTGCACGCGGGCGTGCCGATCCTGGTCTCCGGGTCGTACGCCGAGCTCGCCGCGACCCACCCCTTCGAGGAGCGGGTCGGCAACTCCACCGTCTATCTGGAGCCGGTCGGCGTGGTCGGCGCGATCACGCCCTGGAACTATCCCCTCCACCAGATCGTCAACAAGGTGGCCCCCGCGCTCGCCGCGGGCTGCACCGTTGTCCTCAAGCCCGCCGAGGACACCCCCCTCACCGCCCAGCTCTTCGCCGAGGCGGTGGACGAGGCGGGCGTGCCCGCGGGCGTGTTCAACCTCGTCACCGGCCTCGGCCCGGTCGCCGGGCAGGCCCTCGCCGAGCACGAGGGCGTCGACCTCGTCTCGTTCACCGGGTCGACGGCGGTCGGCAAGCGGATCGGCGCCACCGCGGGCGCGGCCGTCAAACGCGTCGCCCTGGAGCTCGGCGGCAAGTCTGCCAACGTCATCCTGCCGAGCGCGGACCTCGCCAAGGCCGTCAACGTGGGCGTCGCCAACGTCATGTCCAACTCCGGCCAGACGTGCAGCGCGTGGACACGGATGCTGGTCCACACCGACCGGTACGACGAGGCGGTGGAGCTCGCCGCGGCCGCCGCCGCCAAGTACGGCGACCGCATCGGCCCCGTCGTCAACGCCAAGCAGCGGGAACGCGTGCGCGGCTACATCGAGAAGGGCGTCGAGGAAGGCGCCCGGATCGTCGCGGGCGGACCCGAGGCACCCGAGGGCAAGGACAAGGGGTACTACGTCCGGCCCACCGTCTTCGCCGACGTCACGCCCGAGATGACCATCGCCCAGGAGGAGATCTTCGGCCCGGTGGTCTCGGTCATCCGGTACGAGGACGAGGACGACGCCCTGCGCATCGCCAACGGCACCGTGTACGGGCTCGCGGGCGCGGTGTGGGCGGCCGACGACACGGAGGCCGTCGCGTTCGCCCGCCGCATGGACACCGGCCAGGTCGACATCAACGGCGGCGGCTTCAACCCCCTCGCCCCCTTCGGCGGCTACAAGCAGTCGGGCGTCGGCCGCGAACTGGGCTCGCACGGCCTGACCGAGTACCTCCAGACCAAGTCCCTGCAGTTCTGA
- a CDS encoding MFS transporter, with protein sequence MPHATSGPGGRGWLLRLVIAFSFAQGAVSMARPAVSYRALALGADERAIGVIAGVYALLPLFAAVPLGRRTDDGRCAPLLPVGVVLISGGCALSGVAGSLTAMAAWSGVMGLGHLCFVIGAQSIVARQSAPAEQDRNFGHFTIGASLGQLIGPIAAGALIGGDMDRTSALALLVAAAVGAVSLASLWRIEHKRPTSLAPVRAERVPVLGILRTRGVPAGIFVSLAVLSATDILTAYLPVVGEHRGIAPATVGLLLSLRAAATIACRLVMTPLIRLLGRTALLTTTCLVAGLLCAGIALPLPVWGLALALAVLGFCLGVGQPLSMTTVVQAAPDGARSTALALRLTGNRLGQVAAPAAAGLIAGVAGVAAPFVMLGGLLFAAAGLGARKRPGGAEDPRGTHGRAGQRVTGRS encoded by the coding sequence ATGCCCCACGCGACATCCGGGCCCGGTGGCAGGGGCTGGCTGCTCCGTCTCGTCATCGCCTTCAGCTTCGCGCAGGGGGCGGTGTCGATGGCGCGGCCCGCCGTCTCCTACCGGGCCCTCGCCCTCGGCGCCGACGAGCGGGCCATCGGCGTCATCGCGGGCGTGTACGCGCTGCTGCCGCTCTTCGCCGCCGTACCGCTCGGGCGCAGGACGGACGACGGGCGGTGCGCGCCGCTGCTGCCCGTCGGCGTCGTCCTCATCTCCGGAGGCTGCGCCCTCAGCGGCGTCGCGGGCTCGCTCACCGCGATGGCGGCCTGGAGCGGTGTCATGGGGCTCGGGCACCTCTGCTTCGTGATCGGCGCGCAGTCGATCGTCGCCCGGCAGTCCGCACCCGCCGAACAGGACCGCAACTTCGGCCACTTCACCATCGGGGCCTCTCTCGGCCAGCTGATCGGGCCGATCGCCGCCGGTGCGCTGATCGGCGGCGACATGGACCGTACGAGTGCGCTCGCCCTGCTCGTGGCGGCGGCGGTCGGCGCGGTCTCCCTCGCCTCGCTGTGGCGCATCGAGCACAAGCGGCCGACGTCCTTGGCCCCCGTGCGTGCCGAGCGCGTGCCGGTCCTCGGCATCCTGCGCACCCGCGGTGTGCCCGCGGGCATCTTCGTCAGCCTCGCCGTGCTCTCCGCGACGGACATCCTCACCGCGTACCTGCCGGTCGTCGGCGAGCACCGGGGCATCGCGCCCGCCACGGTGGGGCTGCTCCTGTCACTGCGGGCGGCGGCGACCATCGCCTGCCGGCTCGTGATGACGCCCCTGATCCGGCTCCTGGGCAGGACGGCGCTGCTGACCACCACCTGCCTCGTCGCCGGGCTGCTCTGCGCGGGCATCGCGTTGCCCCTGCCGGTGTGGGGCCTCGCGCTCGCGCTCGCGGTGCTCGGCTTCTGTCTCGGCGTCGGCCAGCCGCTGTCCATGACGACCGTCGTCCAGGCGGCACCGGACGGCGCGCGCTCCACGGCGCTCGCGCTGCGGCTCACCGGCAACCGGCTCGGGCAGGTCGCGGCGCCCGCCGCGGCGGGCCTGATCGCGGGGGTCGCGGGCGTGGCGGCGCCGTTCGTGATGCTGGGCGGGCTGCTGTTCGCGGCGGCGGGCCTCGGCGCACGGAAGCGCCCCGGGGGCGCGGAAGACCCCCGGGGCACTCATGGCCGTGCCGGGCAGCGAGTTACTGGACGATCTTGA
- a CDS encoding TetR/AcrR family transcriptional regulator → MVRRNDGRRAALVDAAIEVLAREGARGLTFRAVDTEAGVPTGTASNYFGNRDDLLTQAGARVYERLTPEPAEVERQRAAKPDKETYVELMREVVGRVSGFRTGYLALLELRLEATRRPELRAVLTERVRADLASNLSYHEASGLPGDATAVKLLYLAFNWLIVEQLTLPDFLTDAERDALVAAAVDRIVTD, encoded by the coding sequence ATGGTGCGCAGGAACGACGGGCGGCGGGCGGCTCTGGTCGATGCCGCCATCGAGGTGCTGGCCAGGGAAGGTGCGCGCGGGCTGACCTTCCGGGCCGTGGACACCGAGGCGGGCGTGCCCACCGGGACCGCGTCCAACTACTTCGGCAACCGCGACGACCTGCTCACCCAGGCCGGCGCCCGGGTCTACGAGCGCCTGACGCCCGAACCCGCCGAGGTCGAGCGGCAGCGTGCCGCCAAGCCGGACAAGGAGACCTATGTCGAGCTGATGCGGGAGGTCGTCGGCCGCGTCAGCGGTTTCCGTACGGGTTATCTGGCGCTGCTCGAACTCCGTCTGGAGGCCACCCGGCGCCCGGAGCTCCGCGCCGTCCTGACCGAGCGGGTCCGGGCGGACCTGGCGTCGAACCTCTCGTACCACGAGGCGTCGGGGCTGCCCGGCGACGCCACCGCCGTCAAGCTCCTCTACCTCGCCTTCAACTGGCTCATCGTCGAACAGCTCACCCTCCCCGACTTCCTCACCGACGCCGAGCGCGACGCCCTCGTCGCGGCCGCCGTGGACCGCATCGTCACGGACTGA
- a CDS encoding TetR/AcrR family transcriptional regulator: MRRLPVQERSAERLTRILDACAAVLDETGYDGLTTRAVAQRAGVPIGSVYRFFGNKRALTDALAHRNLDAYAERVAARVTGVEHGDWRGAVDAAFDEYLVMMRTVPGFGLVDFGVPSAPDAMPDANSQVADRVAALLALHLNRPLDDALRRTILVGVEVVDAVLQLAFRAAPAGDPALIDEARILLHAYFARSLD; the protein is encoded by the coding sequence ATGCGCCGCCTCCCCGTGCAGGAACGCAGCGCGGAGCGTCTGACACGCATCCTCGACGCCTGCGCCGCAGTCCTGGACGAGACCGGTTACGACGGCCTCACCACCCGCGCCGTCGCCCAGCGCGCCGGCGTCCCCATCGGCTCGGTCTACCGCTTCTTCGGCAACAAGAGGGCGCTCACGGACGCGCTGGCCCACCGCAACCTCGACGCGTACGCGGAACGGGTGGCCGCCCGTGTGACCGGCGTCGAACACGGCGACTGGCGCGGCGCCGTCGACGCGGCCTTCGACGAGTACCTGGTGATGATGCGCACCGTCCCCGGCTTCGGCCTCGTCGACTTCGGCGTCCCCTCCGCGCCGGACGCGATGCCGGACGCCAACTCGCAGGTCGCCGACCGGGTCGCCGCCCTGCTCGCCCTCCACCTGAACCGCCCGCTGGACGACGCACTGCGCCGCACCATCCTCGTCGGCGTCGAAGTGGTCGACGCGGTCCTCCAGCTCGCCTTCCGCGCCGCCCCTGCGGGAGACCCGGCGCTCATCGACGAGGCACGGATCCTCCTGCACGCCTACTTCGCGCGGTCCCTGGACTGA
- a CDS encoding S8 family peptidase, which translates to MAMLRSKKTVIAAAISTAAAVLGAVTALPAQATPAEGRVIAAGSADAIKGSYLVTLKESSGLKAATSEGKGLIAEYGGSVQKTFKSALNGYSVKLSAAEARRLAADPAVASVEQNQRLHVDATQSNAPWGLDRIDQTRLPLSGTYTYPDSAGTGVTAYVIDTGVRISHSEISGRAVNGYDAVDGDNTAQDGNGHGTHVATTIAGKTYGVAKKARIVAVRVLDNNGSGTTAGVVAGIDWVTSNHAAGAPAVANMSLGGGASTTLDNAVKRSIADGVTYAVAAGNSNTNASTTSPARVPEAVTVGATSNTDARASFSNYGSVLDIFAPGVNIKAGWHTGDTATNTISGTSMAAPHVAGAAAVYLAGHTSATPAQVASALVNGATPSVVTSPGSGSPNRLLKIVQ; encoded by the coding sequence ATGGCCATGCTTCGCAGCAAGAAGACTGTGATCGCCGCCGCGATCTCGACCGCCGCCGCCGTCCTCGGTGCGGTCACCGCCCTGCCCGCCCAGGCCACGCCCGCCGAGGGCCGTGTGATCGCGGCGGGTTCCGCCGACGCGATCAAGGGCAGCTACCTCGTCACGCTGAAGGAGAGCTCCGGCCTCAAGGCCGCCACGAGCGAGGGCAAGGGCCTCATAGCCGAGTACGGCGGCTCGGTGCAGAAGACGTTCAAGTCCGCGCTCAACGGCTACTCCGTGAAGCTGAGCGCCGCGGAGGCGCGCAGACTCGCCGCCGACCCCGCGGTCGCCTCGGTCGAGCAGAACCAGAGACTCCACGTCGATGCGACCCAGTCCAACGCCCCCTGGGGCCTGGACCGCATCGACCAGACGAGGCTGCCGCTGTCCGGCACCTACACCTACCCGGACAGCGCCGGGACCGGCGTCACCGCGTACGTCATCGACACCGGTGTCCGCATCTCGCACTCCGAGATCAGCGGCCGCGCGGTGAACGGCTACGACGCGGTCGACGGCGACAACACCGCCCAGGACGGCAACGGCCACGGCACGCACGTCGCCACGACCATCGCGGGCAAGACGTACGGCGTCGCGAAGAAGGCCAGGATCGTGGCCGTCCGCGTCCTCGACAACAACGGCTCCGGCACCACCGCCGGTGTCGTCGCGGGCATCGACTGGGTGACGAGCAACCACGCCGCGGGCGCCCCGGCCGTGGCCAACATGTCGCTCGGCGGCGGCGCGTCCACCACGCTCGACAACGCGGTGAAGCGGTCCATCGCCGACGGCGTCACCTACGCGGTCGCGGCGGGCAACTCCAACACCAACGCCTCCACCACCTCCCCGGCCCGCGTGCCGGAGGCCGTCACCGTGGGCGCCACCAGCAACACGGACGCCCGCGCGAGCTTCTCCAACTACGGCTCGGTCCTGGACATCTTCGCGCCCGGCGTGAACATCAAGGCGGGCTGGCACACCGGCGACACGGCGACCAACACCATCTCCGGTACGTCGATGGCCGCCCCGCACGTCGCGGGCGCCGCCGCCGTCTACCTGGCGGGCCACACCTCGGCCACCCCGGCGCAGGTCGCCTCGGCGCTCGTGAATGGTGCCACGCCGAGCGTGGTGACCAGCCCCGGCTCGGGTTCGCCGAACAGGCTGCTCAAGATCGTCCAGTAA
- a CDS encoding CitMHS family transporter: MLTILGFVMIATFLVLIMMKKMSPIAALVLIPALFCVFVGKGAHLGDYVLEGVGNLAPTAAMLMFAIVYFGVMIDVGLFDPIVRGILRFCKADPVRIVVGTAVLAAIVSLDGDGSTTFMITVSAMYPLYKRLKMSLVVMTGVAATANGVMNTLPWGGPTARAATALKVDAAGIFVPMIPALAMGLVAVFLLAYALGLRERKRLGILSLDEVLEKETADETVLVGAGGDGDGRTSLTKKTTGGVGDGADAPESDSGSDGDDDGFQGLDPGRPTLRPKLYWFNAALTVLLLTAMIMEWLPIPVLFLLGAALALTVNFPHMPDQKARIGAHAENVLNVTGMVFAAAVFTGVLQGTGMVDHMADWLVDAIPDGMGPQMGLVTGLLSIPLTYFMSNDGFYFGVLPVLAEAGQAHGVGTLEIARASIAGQALHMSSPLVPAVYVLVGMAKVEFGDHTRFTVKWAVLTSLVVLGAGILFGII, encoded by the coding sequence ATGCTGACAATCCTCGGATTCGTCATGATCGCCACCTTCCTGGTGCTGATCATGATGAAGAAGATGTCGCCGATCGCGGCACTGGTGCTGATCCCCGCGCTCTTCTGCGTGTTCGTAGGAAAGGGAGCCCATCTCGGGGACTACGTCCTCGAAGGCGTCGGCAATCTCGCGCCCACGGCGGCCATGCTCATGTTCGCCATCGTGTACTTCGGCGTCATGATCGACGTCGGCCTCTTCGACCCGATCGTCCGGGGCATCCTGCGCTTCTGCAAGGCCGACCCCGTGCGCATCGTGGTCGGCACCGCCGTGCTCGCCGCGATCGTCTCCCTCGACGGCGACGGCTCGACGACCTTCATGATCACGGTCTCGGCGATGTATCCGCTGTACAAGCGCCTCAAGATGAGCCTCGTCGTGATGACGGGTGTCGCCGCGACCGCCAACGGCGTCATGAACACGCTGCCCTGGGGCGGCCCGACCGCCCGCGCCGCGACGGCGCTCAAGGTCGACGCCGCCGGCATCTTCGTCCCGATGATCCCGGCGCTCGCCATGGGTCTCGTCGCCGTCTTCCTCCTCGCGTACGCCCTGGGTCTGCGTGAGCGCAAGCGGCTCGGCATCCTCTCGCTGGACGAGGTCCTGGAGAAGGAGACGGCCGACGAGACGGTCCTCGTCGGCGCGGGCGGTGACGGCGACGGCCGTACGTCCCTCACGAAGAAGACCACCGGGGGCGTGGGCGACGGCGCGGACGCACCCGAGAGCGACAGCGGAAGCGACGGTGACGACGACGGATTCCAGGGGCTCGACCCCGGCCGTCCCACTCTGCGCCCCAAGCTCTACTGGTTCAACGCCGCCCTCACCGTCCTCCTGCTCACCGCCATGATCATGGAGTGGCTGCCGATCCCGGTCCTCTTCCTGCTCGGTGCCGCGCTCGCCCTCACCGTCAACTTCCCGCACATGCCCGACCAGAAGGCCCGCATCGGAGCCCACGCCGAGAACGTCCTCAACGTCACCGGCATGGTCTTCGCGGCCGCCGTCTTCACCGGTGTGCTCCAGGGCACCGGCATGGTCGACCACATGGCCGACTGGCTCGTCGACGCCATCCCCGACGGCATGGGACCGCAGATGGGCCTGGTCACCGGGCTGCTCTCCATCCCGCTCACCTACTTCATGTCCAACGACGGCTTCTACTTCGGCGTCCTGCCCGTCCTCGCCGAAGCGGGCCAGGCGCACGGCGTCGGCACCCTGGAGATCGCCCGCGCCTCCATCGCCGGTCAGGCCCTGCACATGTCGAGCCCGCTCGTGCCCGCCGTGTACGTCCTGGTCGGCATGGCCAAGGTGGAGTTCGGCGACCACACCAGGTTTACCGTCAAGTGGGCCGTGCTCACCTCACTGGTGGTGCTCGGCGCCGGAATCCTCTTCGGCATCATCTGA
- a CDS encoding Zn-dependent alcohol dehydrogenase, whose product MVRAAILPAVGSPLEIAEIDLPEPGPGRVRVRLAAAGVCHSDLSLSNGTMRVPVPAVLGHEGAGTVVSVGEGVTHVAPGAGVVLNWAPSCGSCHACSLGEVWLCGNALAGAADVYARRPDGTDLHPGLNVAAFAEETVVAADCVLPVPDGVPLTDAALLGCAVLTGYGAVHHSARVREGESVAVFGVGGVGLATLQAARIAGAGRIVAVDVSPEKEALARTAGATDYVVASETTARDIRGLTGGQGVDVAVECVGRAVTIRTAWESTRRGGRTTVVGIGGKEQQVTFNALELFHWGRTLSGCVYGNCDPTVDLPVLAEHVRAGRLDLGALVTDRIGLDGIPAAFENMLAGKGGRALVIF is encoded by the coding sequence GTGGTCCGCGCCGCCATCCTGCCCGCCGTCGGCTCCCCGCTGGAGATCGCGGAGATAGACCTCCCGGAGCCCGGCCCCGGCCGGGTCCGGGTGCGTCTCGCAGCCGCCGGGGTCTGCCACTCCGACCTGTCCCTGTCCAACGGCACGATGCGGGTGCCGGTGCCCGCGGTCCTCGGCCACGAGGGGGCGGGCACCGTGGTCTCCGTCGGCGAGGGCGTCACGCACGTCGCGCCCGGCGCCGGTGTCGTCCTCAACTGGGCGCCGTCCTGCGGCAGCTGCCACGCCTGCTCCCTCGGCGAGGTGTGGCTCTGCGGCAACGCCCTGGCGGGCGCCGCGGACGTCTACGCCCGGCGCCCGGACGGCACCGACCTCCACCCCGGGCTGAACGTCGCCGCGTTCGCCGAGGAGACGGTGGTCGCCGCCGACTGCGTCCTGCCGGTGCCGGACGGAGTCCCGCTCACCGACGCGGCCCTGCTCGGCTGCGCCGTCCTGACCGGCTACGGCGCCGTTCACCACTCGGCGCGGGTCCGCGAGGGCGAGAGCGTCGCGGTCTTCGGCGTCGGCGGGGTGGGCCTCGCCACGCTGCAGGCGGCGCGGATCGCGGGCGCCGGGCGGATCGTCGCCGTCGACGTCTCCCCGGAGAAGGAGGCGCTGGCCCGCACGGCGGGCGCCACGGACTACGTGGTCGCCTCGGAGACGACGGCCCGCGACATCCGCGGGCTCACCGGCGGCCAGGGCGTCGACGTGGCGGTGGAGTGCGTCGGCCGCGCGGTGACGATCCGTACGGCCTGGGAGTCGACGCGGCGCGGTGGCCGCACCACGGTCGTCGGCATCGGCGGCAAGGAGCAGCAGGTCACGTTCAACGCCCTGGAGCTCTTCCACTGGGGCAGGACCCTGTCGGGCTGCGTGTACGGCAATTGCGACCCGACGGTGGACCTGCCGGTCCTCGCGGAACACGTGAGGGCGGGCCGCCTGGACCTGGGTGCCCTGGTGACCGACCGCATCGGACTCGACGGCATCCCGGCGGCGTTCGAGAACATGCTGGCGGGCAAGGGCGGCCGGGCGCTGGTCATCTTCTGA